In Actinomadura citrea, a single window of DNA contains:
- a CDS encoding MDR family MFS transporter, which translates to MSTLEKTPVGPAPGRFAAFLGPRVGGFPRPFWVLWAGTLLNRLGTMVEPFLGLYLTTMRGLSLTQAGVTMAVLGAGSLAGQLAGGMLADRIGRRATLTLATVGTGAAMLALGYAQGLAAILAAALVLGLLLDMYRPAAQAMVADIISPADRPRAFGLLFWAINLGWAVAMVLGGTLAQQGFLWLFWIDALTCAAFGLLVWRAIPETRTRDARAERTGGFGRVLRDRVMVGYVLVTLLYTFVLMQGMTTMPLAMKEDGLGPRSYGLAIAANGVLIIIVQPLVNAWLARRDHSLVLAAGFALVGVGYGLTSLASSVPAYTATILVWTLGEIIAASVLQAVVADLAPAGLRGRYGGLYGMAWSGGFLLAPLGGTQLLGAGGAPALWLTCAALALAAAAAQLALAPAIRRRRAAVLGVHFSSK; encoded by the coding sequence GTGAGCACTCTGGAAAAGACCCCTGTCGGGCCCGCTCCCGGCAGGTTCGCGGCGTTCCTCGGGCCCAGGGTCGGCGGCTTCCCCCGGCCCTTCTGGGTGCTGTGGGCGGGGACCCTGCTCAACCGCCTCGGAACCATGGTCGAGCCGTTCCTCGGCCTCTACCTGACGACCATGCGCGGGCTGTCGCTGACCCAGGCGGGCGTGACGATGGCCGTGCTGGGCGCGGGCTCGCTCGCCGGGCAGCTCGCTGGCGGCATGCTCGCCGACCGCATCGGCCGCCGGGCGACGCTGACGCTCGCGACCGTCGGCACCGGCGCGGCCATGCTCGCGCTCGGCTACGCCCAGGGGCTCGCCGCGATCCTCGCGGCCGCGCTGGTGCTCGGCCTGCTCCTGGACATGTACCGGCCCGCCGCGCAGGCGATGGTGGCCGACATCATCTCCCCCGCCGACCGCCCCCGCGCGTTCGGGCTGCTGTTCTGGGCGATCAACCTCGGCTGGGCGGTCGCCATGGTGCTCGGCGGGACGCTCGCGCAGCAGGGCTTCCTGTGGCTGTTCTGGATCGACGCCCTCACCTGCGCGGCGTTCGGCCTGCTCGTGTGGCGGGCGATCCCGGAGACGCGGACCCGCGACGCCCGCGCCGAGCGGACGGGCGGGTTCGGCCGCGTGCTGCGCGACCGGGTCATGGTCGGCTACGTCCTGGTCACCCTCCTCTACACGTTCGTGCTCATGCAGGGCATGACGACGATGCCGCTCGCCATGAAGGAGGACGGGCTCGGCCCGCGGTCCTACGGCCTGGCGATCGCGGCGAACGGCGTGCTGATCATCATCGTCCAGCCGCTGGTGAACGCGTGGCTGGCACGGCGCGACCACAGCCTGGTGCTGGCGGCGGGCTTCGCGCTGGTCGGGGTCGGCTACGGGCTCACCTCGCTCGCCTCGTCCGTGCCCGCCTACACCGCGACGATCCTGGTGTGGACGCTCGGGGAGATCATCGCCGCGTCCGTCCTGCAGGCCGTGGTCGCCGACCTCGCGCCCGCCGGCCTGCGCGGCCGGTACGGCGGCCTGTACGGGATGGCGTGGTCGGGCGGATTCCTGCTGGCGCCCCTCGGCGGCACCCAGCTGCTCGGCGCCGGCGGGGCGCCCGCACTGTGGCTCACCTGCGCGGCTCTCGCCCTGGCCGCCGCCGCGGCGCAGCTCGCGCTCGCCCCCGCGATCCGGCGCCGGCGGGCCGCCGTGCTCGGCGTCCACTTCTCGTCAAAGTGA
- a CDS encoding ArsR/SmtB family transcription factor: MIEFVLAPDDVARVRFAFSPLWEMVRSLRVLADPSGHALHLPWVRTVRPRLRGLGFEPLLDVVLPAGYIPDFLTPPPRTPLPDLGAELATVRATPPEVVAAELSWTAPGARPRSARRALAADPEGTLERLADLLERYWEVAVEPFWPRIRDLLEGEVLRRSGALAAEGAEGVFGDLHEAVSWRAGTLSVDRHWDFRGELAGRGILLVPSAYVWPNVSVMVPPYQPMLSYPPRGVATLWETGPPDEPRAGALAALMGRRRAELLTALSTPASTTDLARRAGVTAGAVSQHLGVLRACGLVTGHRMGRRVLYVRTPAGDALAGAQRSDASASRRDGPGEAPGP; encoded by the coding sequence ATGATCGAGTTCGTGCTGGCGCCGGACGACGTGGCGCGGGTCCGGTTCGCGTTCTCGCCGCTGTGGGAGATGGTGCGCAGCCTGCGGGTGCTCGCCGACCCGTCCGGCCACGCGCTCCACCTGCCGTGGGTGCGCACGGTCCGGCCCCGCCTGCGCGGTCTCGGCTTCGAGCCGCTGCTGGACGTCGTCCTGCCCGCCGGGTACATCCCGGACTTCCTCACCCCGCCGCCGCGCACGCCGCTGCCCGACCTCGGCGCGGAGCTCGCGACCGTCCGCGCCACCCCGCCCGAGGTCGTCGCCGCCGAGCTCAGCTGGACCGCGCCCGGAGCCCGGCCCCGATCCGCCCGCCGCGCCCTGGCCGCCGACCCCGAAGGCACCCTGGAAAGGCTCGCCGACCTGCTCGAACGGTACTGGGAGGTGGCCGTGGAGCCGTTCTGGCCGCGCATCCGCGACCTCCTGGAGGGGGAGGTCCTGCGCCGCAGCGGCGCGCTCGCCGCCGAGGGCGCCGAGGGCGTGTTCGGCGACCTGCACGAGGCGGTCTCCTGGCGCGCCGGGACGCTTTCCGTCGACCGCCACTGGGACTTCCGCGGCGAGCTCGCCGGGCGCGGGATCCTGCTCGTCCCGAGCGCGTACGTGTGGCCGAACGTGTCGGTGATGGTGCCGCCCTACCAGCCGATGCTCAGCTACCCGCCGCGCGGCGTGGCGACGCTCTGGGAGACCGGGCCGCCGGACGAGCCGCGCGCCGGGGCCCTGGCCGCGCTGATGGGACGCCGCCGCGCCGAGCTGCTCACGGCGCTCTCCACGCCGGCGTCCACCACCGACCTGGCCAGGCGGGCGGGCGTGACCGCGGGGGCCGTCAGCCAGCATCTGGGCGTCCTGCGCGCCTGCGGCCTCGTCACCGGGCACCGCATGGGCCGCCGCGTGCTGTACGTCCGCACGCCGGCCGGGGACGCCCTGGCCGGCGCTCAGCGCAGCGACGCGAGCGCGTCCAGGCGCGACGGCCCGGGGGAGGCCCCCGGGCCGTAG
- a CDS encoding terpene synthase family protein, translating into MDISLLLSMTDRVTALATPSAMHPESWQLCAQVEAWARGRGLVLGDPDTSPLGRARCERLAARVLPSADLAAVDLFARWLTWTLALDDTLDHPPLADSGSAVHALYDDLLRAMRRGHARPGARPLEAALVELWQATSKDMSRDWRRRFMLHLEAHRDGCAEEAVNRRISHVPTEQEYPALRRRACGPFLFDLVEAVLGVELPARLLRTPRWKTLADGIADVVAWANDLASHDLEAARGDVHDLPAVLARAHGLDEARAAHRVADRIADRLEEAWAAARRLPEMLDRLDLTVAQRAAAAQVVKVLLDTPRAHMDWLAESGRYGPGASPGPSRLDALASLR; encoded by the coding sequence GTGGACATCTCACTTCTTCTCTCGATGACCGACCGGGTGACCGCGCTGGCCACACCGTCGGCCATGCACCCGGAGTCGTGGCAGCTGTGCGCGCAGGTGGAGGCCTGGGCACGCGGCCGCGGGCTGGTGCTCGGAGATCCGGACACCTCCCCGCTCGGCCGGGCGCGCTGCGAACGGCTGGCCGCCCGCGTCCTGCCGTCCGCCGACCTGGCCGCCGTGGACCTGTTCGCCCGCTGGCTGACCTGGACGCTCGCGCTGGACGACACGCTGGACCACCCGCCGCTCGCCGACAGCGGCAGCGCCGTGCACGCCCTGTACGACGACCTGCTGCGCGCGATGCGGCGCGGCCACGCCCGGCCCGGCGCCCGGCCGCTGGAGGCGGCGCTGGTGGAGCTGTGGCAGGCCACGTCCAAGGACATGAGCCGCGACTGGCGCCGCCGGTTCATGCTGCACCTGGAGGCGCACCGCGACGGCTGCGCCGAGGAGGCCGTCAACCGGCGGATCAGCCACGTCCCGACCGAGCAGGAGTACCCGGCGCTGCGCCGCCGCGCGTGCGGGCCCTTCCTGTTCGACCTCGTCGAGGCCGTCCTCGGAGTCGAGCTGCCGGCGCGGCTGCTGCGCACGCCACGCTGGAAGACCCTCGCCGACGGCATCGCCGACGTGGTGGCCTGGGCGAACGATCTCGCCTCGCACGACCTGGAGGCCGCGCGCGGCGACGTGCACGACCTGCCCGCCGTCCTCGCCAGGGCGCACGGGCTGGACGAGGCGCGGGCGGCCCACAGGGTCGCCGACCGGATCGCCGACCGGCTGGAGGAGGCGTGGGCGGCGGCGCGCCGGCTGCCGGAGATGCTCGACCGGCTGGACCTGACGGTCGCGCAGCGCGCCGCCGCCGCGCAGGTCGTCAAGGTCCTGCTGGACACGCCGCGCGCGCACATGGACTGGCTCGCCGAGTCCGGCCGCTACGGCCCGGGGGCCTCCCCCGGGCCGTCGCGCCTGGACGCGCTCGCGTCGCTGCGCTGA
- a CDS encoding substrate-binding periplasmic protein → MSRRTTLRAFGAGLAALALTASACGGDKGATVQGVKLIEKGALTSCTHLPYPPFQSEDKKSGKVVGFDVELIDLVAKRLGVTQKIVDTPFETMKTGSALNAGKCDIQMGGMTIKPDRVKFMDVSTPYFDATQSLMAKKGSGITTLDDVKAKKLKLGSQASTTGEDFVKGKGFDPRSFDNSNAELDGLRTGQVDVIVQDDPVVKGWLKDPANAGFEIAANLNTGEQYGFWMRKGHNPELVKMTDQVIAQAKSDGSYKRIYEKWIGPMPPSAGGGS, encoded by the coding sequence GTGTCGAGACGGACGACACTCCGGGCCTTCGGCGCGGGGCTCGCGGCCCTGGCGCTGACAGCGTCGGCGTGCGGCGGGGACAAGGGCGCGACGGTGCAGGGCGTGAAGCTCATCGAGAAGGGCGCGCTCACCTCGTGCACGCACCTGCCCTACCCGCCCTTCCAGTCGGAGGACAAGAAGTCGGGCAAGGTCGTGGGCTTCGACGTCGAGCTCATCGACCTCGTCGCCAAGCGGCTCGGCGTCACCCAGAAGATCGTCGACACCCCGTTCGAGACGATGAAGACGGGCTCGGCGCTGAACGCCGGCAAGTGCGACATCCAGATGGGCGGCATGACGATCAAGCCCGACCGGGTGAAGTTCATGGACGTCTCCACCCCCTACTTCGACGCCACGCAGTCGCTGATGGCCAAGAAGGGCAGCGGGATCACCACGCTCGACGACGTCAAGGCCAAGAAGCTCAAGCTCGGCTCGCAGGCGAGCACGACCGGCGAGGACTTCGTCAAGGGCAAGGGCTTCGACCCGCGCTCGTTCGACAACTCCAACGCCGAGCTGGACGGCCTGCGCACCGGCCAGGTGGACGTGATCGTGCAGGACGATCCGGTCGTGAAGGGCTGGCTGAAGGACCCGGCGAACGCCGGCTTCGAGATCGCCGCGAACCTGAACACCGGTGAGCAGTACGGGTTCTGGATGCGCAAGGGGCACAACCCCGAACTGGTGAAGATGACCGACCAGGTGATCGCGCAGGCGAAGTCGGACGGCTCCTACAAGCGGATCTACGAGAAGTGGATCGGTCCAATGCCGCCCAGCGCCGGCGGCGGCTCGTGA
- a CDS encoding amino acid ABC transporter permease, whose product MDRSNAAQRRRRLVTAEPAGVAAPGGLTRRRRRQLSLGGQYGIFAVVVVLVLGLADWGTLRLNFANWDVAKSLFPDIITVGLRNTAVYTAVGFGIGLGGGLVVALMRLSSVPPYRWFATGYIEIFRGLPLLLIFIFVGVGVPLAFPGTNIPGGAAGQAGLALGLAATAYMAETIRAGIEAVPKGQLEAARSLGMSHTRAMRSIVIPQAFRIIIPPLTNELVLLCKDSSLVLFLGITLEQRELTKFGRDLAGEQGNTTPIIVAGICYLLITIPLSLLARRLEARQRRGRR is encoded by the coding sequence GTGGATCGGTCCAATGCCGCCCAGCGCCGGCGGCGGCTCGTGACCGCGGAACCGGCCGGGGTGGCGGCGCCGGGCGGGCTGACCCGCCGGCGCCGCCGGCAGCTCTCCCTCGGCGGCCAGTACGGGATCTTCGCCGTCGTCGTGGTGCTGGTGCTGGGGCTCGCCGACTGGGGCACCCTGCGGCTCAACTTCGCCAACTGGGACGTCGCCAAGAGCCTGTTCCCCGACATCATCACGGTCGGGCTGCGCAACACCGCCGTCTACACCGCGGTCGGGTTCGGGATCGGCCTCGGCGGCGGGCTGGTCGTCGCGCTGATGCGTTTGTCGTCGGTGCCCCCGTACCGGTGGTTCGCCACCGGCTACATCGAGATCTTCCGCGGCCTGCCGCTCCTGCTGATCTTCATTTTCGTGGGCGTCGGCGTGCCGCTGGCCTTCCCGGGCACCAACATCCCCGGCGGCGCCGCCGGGCAGGCGGGCCTGGCCCTCGGCCTCGCCGCCACCGCCTACATGGCCGAGACGATCCGGGCCGGGATCGAGGCCGTCCCGAAGGGGCAGCTGGAGGCGGCGCGGTCGCTCGGCATGTCGCACACCCGCGCGATGCGCTCGATCGTCATCCCGCAGGCGTTCCGGATCATCATCCCGCCGCTGACCAACGAGCTGGTGCTGCTCTGCAAGGACTCCTCGCTGGTGCTGTTCCTCGGCATCACGCTCGAACAGCGGGAGCTCACGAAGTTCGGCCGCGACCTCGCGGGCGAGCAGGGCAACACCACCCCGATCATCGTGGCGGGGATCTGCTATCTGCTCATCACGATCCCGCTGAGCCTGCTGGCCCGGCGGCTGGAGGCGCGGCAGCGCAGGGGGCGGCGATGA
- a CDS encoding amino acid ABC transporter ATP-binding protein, translated as MTSLVKDTGDPAAGPAAIEISGLYKSFGANEVLRGIDFHVGAGEVVCVIGPSGSGKSTLLRCVNLLEEPSAGTVRVAGADVTGPEVDIDAVRRRIGMVFQAFNLFPHLTALGNVMIAQRKVLKRGRAEAERIARENLERVGLADKVDAYPAQLSGGQQQRVAIARALAMGPEVMLFDEPTSALDPELVGDVLGVMRGLAEAGMTMLVVTHEMSFAREVADRVVFMDGGVVVEEGPPAQVIGEPAHERTRTFLSRVLDPAAARIEDGPRSDMFRSPAPDA; from the coding sequence ATGACGAGCCTCGTCAAGGACACCGGGGACCCGGCGGCGGGACCGGCGGCCATCGAGATCAGCGGCCTGTACAAGTCGTTCGGGGCGAACGAGGTGCTGCGCGGGATCGACTTCCACGTCGGGGCGGGTGAGGTCGTCTGCGTGATCGGCCCGTCCGGGTCGGGCAAGTCGACGCTGCTGCGCTGCGTCAACCTGCTGGAGGAGCCCTCCGCCGGGACGGTCCGCGTCGCCGGCGCGGACGTCACCGGTCCCGAGGTCGACATCGACGCCGTCCGCCGCCGGATCGGCATGGTCTTCCAGGCGTTCAACCTCTTCCCGCACCTGACCGCGCTCGGCAACGTCATGATCGCCCAGCGGAAGGTGCTGAAGCGGGGGAGGGCGGAGGCCGAGCGGATCGCCCGGGAGAACCTGGAGCGGGTCGGGCTGGCCGACAAGGTCGACGCCTACCCGGCGCAGCTGTCGGGCGGCCAGCAGCAGCGCGTGGCCATCGCCCGCGCGCTCGCGATGGGCCCGGAGGTGATGCTGTTCGACGAGCCGACGTCCGCGCTGGACCCCGAGCTGGTCGGGGACGTCCTCGGCGTCATGCGCGGCCTCGCCGAGGCCGGGATGACGATGCTCGTCGTCACCCACGAGATGAGCTTCGCCCGGGAGGTGGCCGACCGGGTGGTGTTCATGGACGGCGGCGTGGTCGTGGAGGAGGGCCCGCCCGCCCAGGTGATCGGCGAGCCCGCGCACGAGAGGACCAGGACCTTCCTTTCGCGCGTCCTCGACCCGGCGGCGGCGCGGATCGAGGACGGTCCGCGGTCGGATATGTTCCGATCACCGGCCCCGGACGCGTAA
- a CDS encoding glutamine synthetase family protein codes for MDRQQEFVLRTLEERDIRFIRLWFTDVLGFLKSVAVAPAELEGAFGEGIGFDGSAIEGFARVYEADMIAKPDPSTFQVLPWRSESPGVGRMFCDILMPDGTPSFADPRYVLKRSLARAADLGFTFYTHPEIEFFLLNDKPEDGREPEPADAGGYFDHTPHSAAHDFRRNAITMLEAMGISVEYSHHEGAPGQQEIDLRYADALTTADNIMTFRLVMKEVALEQGVHASFMPKPYTEHPGSGMHTHMSLFEGDRNAFYEPGAEFKLSKAGRAFIAGLLRHSAEITAVCNQWVNSYKRLWGNVGSAAGLGGEAPSYICWGHNNRSALVRVPMYKPHKGHSTRIEFRSLDTAANPYLAFAAILGAGLKGIEEGYELPPGAEDDVWALTVAERRALGIEPLPQNLDEAIRAMERSELMADVLGEHVFDFFLRNKRQEWEDYRRQVTEFERKRLLAVL; via the coding sequence TTGGACCGTCAGCAGGAGTTCGTGCTCCGCACGCTGGAGGAGCGCGACATCCGCTTCATCCGGCTGTGGTTCACCGACGTGCTCGGGTTCCTGAAGTCGGTGGCCGTCGCCCCCGCCGAACTGGAGGGCGCCTTCGGCGAGGGCATCGGCTTCGACGGCTCGGCGATCGAGGGCTTCGCCCGGGTCTACGAGGCCGACATGATCGCCAAACCGGATCCGTCCACCTTCCAGGTGCTGCCCTGGCGGTCGGAGTCCCCGGGCGTCGGCCGCATGTTCTGCGACATCCTCATGCCGGACGGGACGCCGAGCTTCGCCGACCCCCGCTACGTCCTCAAACGCTCCCTGGCGCGGGCCGCCGACCTCGGGTTCACCTTCTACACCCACCCCGAGATCGAGTTCTTCCTCCTCAACGACAAGCCGGAGGACGGCCGCGAGCCCGAGCCGGCGGACGCGGGCGGCTACTTCGACCACACCCCGCACAGCGCCGCGCACGACTTCCGGCGCAACGCCATCACGATGCTGGAGGCGATGGGGATCTCGGTGGAGTACAGCCACCACGAGGGCGCCCCCGGCCAGCAGGAGATCGACCTGCGGTACGCCGACGCGCTCACCACCGCGGACAACATCATGACGTTCCGGCTGGTCATGAAGGAGGTCGCGCTGGAGCAGGGCGTGCACGCCTCCTTCATGCCGAAGCCGTACACCGAGCACCCGGGCTCGGGCATGCACACGCACATGTCGCTGTTCGAGGGCGACCGCAACGCCTTCTACGAGCCGGGCGCGGAGTTCAAGCTGTCCAAGGCGGGGCGGGCGTTCATCGCCGGGCTGCTGCGGCACTCCGCCGAGATCACCGCCGTGTGCAACCAGTGGGTCAACTCCTACAAGCGGCTGTGGGGCAACGTCGGCTCCGCGGCGGGCCTGGGGGGAGAGGCCCCGTCCTACATCTGCTGGGGGCACAACAACCGGTCCGCGCTGGTTCGCGTCCCCATGTACAAGCCGCACAAGGGCCACTCGACCCGCATCGAGTTCCGGTCGCTGGACACCGCCGCCAATCCCTATCTGGCGTTCGCCGCGATCCTCGGCGCCGGGCTCAAGGGCATCGAGGAGGGCTACGAGCTGCCGCCGGGCGCCGAGGACGACGTCTGGGCCCTCACGGTGGCCGAGCGGCGCGCCCTCGGCATCGAGCCGCTGCCGCAGAATCTGGACGAGGCCATCCGCGCGATGGAGCGCAGCGAGCTGATGGCCGACGTCCTCGGCGAGCACGTCTTCGACTTCTTCCTGCGCAACAAGCGCCAGGAGTGGGAGGACTACCGCCGCCAGGTGACCGAATTCGAACGGAAGCGGCTGCTGGCCGTCCTCTGA
- a CDS encoding bifunctional [glutamine synthetase] adenylyltransferase/[glutamine synthetase]-adenylyl-L-tyrosine phosphorylase, which translates to MTESWTSDRRPSLAGRLARLGFTHAARAERLLAEAERDGAGPGDGLLDALGGTADPDLALDGLLRLLPAAGGGLRAALAAEPGTRERLTAVLGVSAALGDHLARHPDHWRVLRDGVAGPLGSPRADLLSAVGADPAAPEPVARGEDALVALRVAYRRRLLALAGRDLIGAADVAEVAAELADLAAAALEAGLAIARAEVPGHEACRLAVIGMGKCGGRELNYVSDVDVIFVAEAREGRDEDAALRTATRLASAMMRACSATTEEGALWEVDAALRPEGRSGPLVRTLASHRAYYERWAKTWEFQALLKARPVAGDADLGARYLETITPIVWKAAEGESFVEDVQDMRRRVEADLNQRTADSERQLKLGPGGLRDVEFAVQLLQLVHGRADETLRSPTTLDALADLSRGGYVARDDAAALASAYRFLRRVEHLVQLHRLRRTHLVPDDEAGLRRLGRALGLRTDPVGEFTALWRRHAREVRRIHEKLFYRPLLRAVARLPGEEARLTPEAARVRLEALGYADPAGALRHIEALTAGVSRRAAIQRTLLPVMLGWFADAPDPDAGLLGFRQVSDALGTTPWYLRLLRDEVTVAERMAWVLGSSRYATDLLLRAPEAVALLGSDTGLAPRPYEALRAEALAAVRRHKEGTGGKPGEEGRAGARPAEEAAGVVRALRRRELFRVAVADLLGLVDVREVGEALTGISTVTVEAALQLAVNKIEMESRGPLPTRMAVVAMGRFGGHELGYGSDADVMFVHDPLPGADEGAAGRAAYAVAEELRRLLALPAPDPPLVIDPNLRPEGRQGPLVRTIASYAAYYARWSEPWEAQALLRADPMIGDPGLCERFRALIDPVRWPEDGIDEDAVRQIRRLKARMESERLPRGVERRLHTKLGPGGLADVEWVAQLLQLRYAHEVPALRTTRTLDALDAAVEARLLDAEDAETLAEAWCMATRVRGSLMLVRGRASDLLPTDHHRERSSVARVLGYPGTGDLLEDYRRHARRARLVVDRVFYGAE; encoded by the coding sequence GTGACCGAGTCCTGGACTTCCGACCGCCGTCCCTCGCTCGCCGGACGCCTGGCGCGGCTCGGGTTCACCCACGCGGCGCGGGCGGAGCGGCTGCTCGCGGAGGCCGAGCGGGACGGCGCCGGACCGGGCGACGGCCTGCTCGACGCCCTCGGCGGCACCGCCGACCCCGACCTCGCCCTGGACGGTCTGCTGCGCCTGCTCCCCGCCGCGGGCGGCGGGCTGCGCGCGGCGCTGGCCGCCGAGCCGGGGACGCGGGAGCGGCTGACCGCGGTCCTCGGGGTGAGCGCGGCGCTCGGCGACCACCTGGCGCGGCACCCGGACCACTGGCGGGTGCTGCGCGACGGCGTCGCGGGCCCGCTCGGGAGTCCCCGCGCCGACCTGCTGTCCGCCGTGGGCGCCGACCCGGCGGCGCCGGAACCGGTGGCGCGCGGCGAGGACGCGCTCGTCGCGCTCCGCGTCGCCTACCGCCGCCGCCTCCTGGCGCTGGCGGGACGCGACCTGATCGGCGCGGCGGACGTCGCCGAGGTCGCCGCCGAACTGGCCGACCTCGCCGCCGCCGCGCTGGAGGCCGGCCTCGCGATCGCCCGCGCCGAGGTCCCCGGGCACGAGGCGTGCCGGCTCGCCGTGATCGGCATGGGCAAGTGCGGGGGCCGCGAGCTCAACTACGTCAGCGACGTCGATGTGATCTTCGTGGCGGAAGCGCGGGAGGGACGGGACGAGGACGCCGCGCTGCGCACCGCGACCCGGCTGGCGTCGGCGATGATGCGGGCCTGCTCGGCCACGACCGAGGAGGGCGCGCTCTGGGAGGTGGACGCGGCGCTGCGCCCCGAGGGCAGGTCCGGGCCGCTCGTGCGGACGCTCGCCAGCCACCGCGCCTACTACGAGCGGTGGGCCAAGACGTGGGAGTTCCAGGCGCTGCTGAAGGCCCGTCCCGTCGCGGGCGACGCCGACCTCGGCGCCCGCTACCTCGAAACGATCACCCCGATCGTGTGGAAGGCGGCCGAGGGGGAGAGCTTTGTCGAGGACGTCCAGGACATGCGGCGCCGCGTCGAGGCGGACCTGAACCAGCGCACCGCCGACTCCGAGCGGCAGCTCAAGCTCGGGCCGGGCGGGCTGCGCGACGTCGAGTTCGCGGTGCAGCTGCTCCAGCTCGTGCACGGCCGCGCCGACGAGACGCTCCGCAGCCCGACCACGCTGGACGCCCTGGCCGACCTGTCCCGGGGCGGATACGTCGCGCGCGACGACGCGGCGGCGCTGGCGTCGGCGTACCGGTTCCTGCGGCGCGTGGAGCACCTCGTCCAGCTGCACCGGCTGCGCCGCACCCACCTCGTCCCGGACGACGAGGCCGGCCTGCGCCGCCTCGGCCGCGCCCTCGGCCTGCGCACCGACCCGGTGGGGGAGTTCACCGCGCTGTGGCGGCGGCACGCCCGGGAGGTCCGCCGCATCCACGAGAAGCTGTTCTACCGGCCGCTGCTGCGGGCCGTCGCACGGCTGCCCGGGGAGGAGGCCCGGCTCACCCCCGAGGCGGCCCGGGTCCGGCTGGAGGCGCTCGGGTACGCCGATCCGGCGGGCGCGCTGCGGCACATCGAGGCGCTGACCGCGGGCGTGTCGCGGCGGGCCGCGATCCAGCGGACGCTGCTGCCGGTCATGCTCGGCTGGTTCGCCGACGCGCCCGACCCCGACGCGGGCCTGCTCGGGTTCCGGCAGGTCAGCGACGCCCTCGGCACCACGCCCTGGTACCTGCGGCTGCTGCGCGACGAGGTGACCGTCGCCGAGCGGATGGCCTGGGTGCTCGGCTCCAGCCGCTACGCCACCGACCTGCTGCTGCGCGCCCCCGAGGCGGTCGCCCTGCTGGGCAGCGACACGGGCCTGGCGCCGCGCCCGTACGAGGCGCTGCGCGCGGAGGCGCTCGCCGCCGTCCGCCGCCACAAGGAGGGGACCGGCGGGAAGCCCGGGGAGGAGGGGCGGGCGGGCGCCCGCCCCGCCGAGGAGGCGGCCGGGGTGGTGCGGGCGCTGCGGCGCCGCGAGCTGTTCCGGGTGGCCGTCGCCGACCTGCTCGGCCTCGTGGACGTCCGGGAGGTGGGGGAGGCCCTCACCGGCATCTCCACCGTCACCGTCGAGGCCGCGCTCCAGCTCGCCGTCAACAAGATCGAGATGGAGTCGCGCGGGCCGCTGCCGACCCGGATGGCGGTCGTCGCTATGGGCCGGTTCGGCGGGCACGAGCTCGGCTACGGCAGCGACGCCGACGTGATGTTCGTCCACGACCCGCTGCCCGGCGCGGACGAGGGCGCCGCCGGGCGGGCCGCGTACGCCGTCGCCGAGGAGCTGCGCCGCCTCCTCGCCCTGCCCGCCCCCGACCCGCCGCTGGTGATCGACCCGAACCTGCGCCCGGAGGGGCGGCAGGGGCCGCTCGTGCGCACGATCGCGTCCTACGCCGCCTACTACGCGCGCTGGTCGGAGCCCTGGGAGGCGCAGGCGCTGCTGCGCGCCGACCCGATGATCGGCGACCCGGGGCTGTGCGAGCGGTTCCGCGCGCTGATCGACCCCGTCCGCTGGCCGGAGGACGGCATCGACGAGGACGCCGTCCGGCAGATCCGGCGGCTGAAGGCGCGGATGGAGTCCGAGCGGCTCCCGCGCGGCGTCGAGCGGCGCCTGCACACCAAGCTCGGGCCGGGCGGGCTCGCGGACGTGGAGTGGGTCGCGCAGCTGCTCCAGCTGCGGTACGCCCACGAGGTCCCGGCGCTGCGCACCACCCGCACGCTGGACGCGCTGGACGCCGCGGTCGAGGCCCGCCTCCTGGACGCCGAGGACGCCGAGACCCTGGCCGAGGCGTGGTGCATGGCCACCCGGGTCCGGGGCTCGCTCATGCTGGTGCGGGGCCGCGCGTCCGACCTGCTGCCGACCGACCACCACCGCGAGCGCAGCTCCGTCGCCCGCGTCCTCGGCTACCCCGGGACGGGCGACCTTCTGGAGGACTACCGCCGGCACGCCCGCCGTGCCCGCCTCGTCGTGGACCGCGTCTTCTACGGAGCCGAGTGA